In a genomic window of Streptomyces noursei ATCC 11455:
- a CDS encoding bifunctional 5,10-methylenetetrahydrofolate dehydrogenase/5,10-methenyltetrahydrofolate cyclohydrolase yields MSQTTSPTARLMDGSALARRMVGEAAERAAALAARTGRAPCLATVLVGDDPASVTYVRMKRNRCAEAGVQSRHIALPADTTTAQLVDTIGELSDDSGVHGILLQHPVGPHIDERAAFEAIAPEKDVDGVTAHSFAAMSLGMDGFASCTPGGIMHLLDHYDVDLTGKHAVVVGRSAILGKPVGMLLLGRDATVTYCHSRTTDLAAHTREADVLIAAVGRPRFLHGDQLKPGAVVIDAGYNPGNVGDVDFPSAAAVASLITPVPGGVGPMTIATLLTQTVDAATRQLGAAG; encoded by the coding sequence ATGTCGCAGACCACGTCCCCCACCGCCCGCCTGATGGACGGCAGCGCGCTCGCCCGTCGGATGGTCGGGGAGGCCGCCGAGCGCGCCGCGGCACTCGCCGCGCGCACCGGCCGGGCGCCGTGCCTGGCCACCGTCCTCGTGGGCGACGACCCGGCCTCGGTCACCTACGTCCGGATGAAGCGCAACCGCTGCGCCGAGGCCGGCGTCCAGTCGCGGCACATCGCGCTGCCCGCCGACACCACCACCGCCCAACTCGTCGACACCATCGGCGAGTTGTCGGACGACTCCGGTGTGCACGGCATCCTGCTCCAGCACCCGGTCGGTCCGCACATCGACGAGCGCGCGGCCTTCGAGGCCATCGCCCCCGAGAAGGATGTCGACGGGGTCACCGCGCACTCCTTCGCCGCGATGAGCCTCGGCATGGACGGCTTCGCGTCCTGCACCCCCGGCGGCATCATGCACCTCCTGGACCACTACGACGTCGATCTGACCGGCAAGCACGCGGTGGTCGTCGGGCGCAGCGCGATCCTCGGCAAGCCCGTGGGGATGCTGCTGCTCGGCCGCGACGCCACCGTCACCTACTGCCACTCCCGCACCACCGACCTCGCCGCCCACACCAGGGAGGCCGATGTGCTGATCGCCGCGGTCGGCCGTCCCCGCTTCCTCCACGGCGACCAGCTCAAGCCCGGAGCCGTCGTCATCGACGCCGGCTACAACCCCGGCAACGTCGGCGATGTCGACTTCCCGTCCGCGGCGGCGGTCGCGAGCCTGATCACCCCCGTGCCCGGAGGTGTCGGCCCGATGACCATCGCCACCCTGCTCACCCAGACCGTCGACGCGGCCACCCGGCAGCTGGGGGCGGCGGGCTGA
- a CDS encoding DUF5685 family protein codes for MFGIVRPCSHRLTQGLKTEWMAHLCGLCLALRADHGQFARIVTNYDGLIVSVLTDAQSGRTELRRRTAGPCPLRGMRTASVAQGEGARLAASVSLVLASAKIRDHVADGNGVLRRRPMAAAARRVAAGWDRAGARTGAALGFDTAVLVDAVDRQLGIEELAGPGTLLTVITEPTETATAAAFAHTAVLAGRPGNAAPLAEAGRLFGRLAHLLDAVEDRAADAAEGAWNPITATGAGLAEARRLCDDALHGIRLALRDVEFTDSALVHVLLVHELRRSVDRAFGTSSCSHQGHGATPGPYDPQGGNPYANNPYADNPYGNNPYGNPYGNGGVPNGGSPYGQPPVGGPYAGGQQHLNVPQAPAGGGPVPPGGSGGGYGGGDGGPGGGDGRSPHFPQPPKKPRGFWAGCAVAIGLCCTCKVCCASEFEGPWSRKTREGCCHSCDCCDCCNCGDGCGCCCDSCDCCDGCGCCDC; via the coding sequence ATGTTCGGAATCGTCAGGCCCTGTTCCCATCGGCTGACCCAAGGGCTCAAGACCGAGTGGATGGCCCACTTGTGCGGCCTGTGTCTGGCGCTGCGCGCCGACCACGGCCAGTTCGCACGGATCGTCACCAACTACGACGGCCTGATCGTCTCGGTGCTGACCGACGCCCAGTCCGGCCGGACCGAACTCCGACGCCGCACCGCCGGCCCCTGCCCCCTGCGCGGGATGCGGACCGCCTCGGTCGCCCAGGGGGAGGGCGCGCGCCTCGCGGCGTCGGTGTCCCTCGTCCTCGCCTCGGCGAAGATCCGTGACCACGTCGCCGACGGGAACGGGGTGCTGCGCCGCCGTCCGATGGCCGCCGCGGCGCGCCGGGTCGCCGCGGGCTGGGACCGGGCCGGGGCCCGCACCGGCGCCGCGCTCGGCTTCGACACCGCCGTCCTCGTCGACGCGGTGGACCGGCAGTTGGGCATCGAGGAACTGGCCGGCCCGGGGACGCTGCTGACGGTGATCACCGAGCCGACCGAGACGGCCACCGCCGCGGCCTTCGCACACACCGCGGTGCTGGCGGGCCGGCCCGGCAACGCCGCGCCGCTGGCCGAGGCCGGCCGGCTCTTCGGTCGACTGGCCCACCTCCTCGACGCCGTGGAGGACCGTGCGGCGGACGCCGCCGAGGGCGCCTGGAACCCGATCACCGCCACCGGCGCCGGCCTGGCCGAAGCCCGCCGGCTGTGCGACGACGCACTGCACGGCATCCGACTGGCGCTGCGCGACGTGGAGTTCACCGACTCGGCCCTGGTCCATGTGCTGCTGGTGCACGAACTGCGGCGCTCGGTGGACCGCGCCTTCGGGACGTCGTCCTGCTCCCACCAGGGCCACGGCGCGACGCCCGGCCCCTACGACCCGCAGGGCGGGAACCCGTACGCCAACAATCCCTATGCCGACAATCCCTACGGGAACAATCCCTACGGGAACCCGTACGGGAACGGGGGCGTGCCCAACGGGGGTTCCCCGTACGGGCAGCCGCCGGTCGGCGGTCCGTACGCCGGTGGTCAGCAGCATCTGAACGTCCCGCAGGCCCCGGCCGGCGGCGGGCCGGTTCCGCCCGGCGGCTCGGGCGGTGGCTACGGCGGCGGGGACGGCGGACCGGGCGGCGGCGACGGCCGGTCGCCGCACTTCCCGCAGCCGCCGAAGAAGCCGCGCGGCTTCTGGGCGGGCTGCGCGGTGGCCATCGGGCTGTGCTGCACCTGCAAGGTCTGCTGCGCGTCGGAGTTCGAGGGGCCGTGGTCGCGCAAGACGCGCGAGGGCTGCTGCCACAGCTGCGACTGTTGCGACTGCTGCAACTGCGGTGACGGCTGCGGCTGCTGCTGCGACAGCTGTGACTGTTGCGATGGCTGTGGCTGCTGCGACTGCTGA